The following coding sequences lie in one Spinacia oleracea cultivar Varoflay chromosome 1, BTI_SOV_V1, whole genome shotgun sequence genomic window:
- the LOC130465975 gene encoding zinc finger BED domain-containing protein DAYSLEEPER-like, producing MASKSNINTKSSSKPSTTASRTSNTIVDTGEENGAGEEIEESKDPTNTVDPSVLPLTNRHTSEAWASFTRKKVGKEIKAECKNCSKLLAGGPRAGTSHLKRACNKCLKRKCMDIRQTRLFGSVGSPCDTNETLTLAPYEFRQEDGRRDLAEMIVLHEYPLSIVEHYGFRKYSKTLQLGFKVPCRNTTKNDILQRYKVEKEKIIACLRKVKGRVAMTTDMWTANHQKKGYMAVTAHFIDSSWKLQSRIIRFHRAPYAYLLTFMLIY from the coding sequence ATGGCAAGCAAGAGTAATATCAATACAAAGTCTTCCTCTAAACCGTCCACTACGGCAAGTCGTACCTCGAACACAATAGTGGATACCGGTGAAGAAAATGGTGCTGGAGAAGAAATCGAAGAGAGCAAAGATCCAACAAATACTGTTGATCCTTCTGTTTTGCCCCTAACTAATAGACATACATCAGAAGCTTGGGCTAGTTTTACAAGAAAAAAAGTAGGAAAAGAGATAAAAGCAGAATGCAAAAATTGTTCGAAGCTACTTGCTGGAGGACCGAGAGCGGGAACAAGTCACTTAAAAAGAGCATGCAACAAATGTTTAAAGAGGAAATGCATGGATATTCGACAAACAAGGTTATTTGGATCAGTTGGTAGTCCTTGTGATACAAATGAGACATTGACATTGGCTCCATATGAGTTCCGCCAAGAAGATGGGAGAAGAGACTTAGCAGAAATGATTGTTCTCCACGAATATCCGCTAAGTATAGTTGAGCATTATGGATTTAGAAAGTACTCAAAGACTCTTCAACTAGGCTTCAAAGTTCCCTGTCGCAACACAACAAAAAATGACATTCTCCAAAGATAcaaagttgaaaaagagaagatAATTGCTTGTCTAAGGAAAGTTAAAGGAAGGGTTGCAATGACTACTGACATGTGGACTGCAAATCATCAAAAGAAGGGATACATGGCGGTCACCGCACACTTCATTGATAGTTCATGGAAGCTTCAAAGTCGAATCATCAGGTTTCATCGTGCTCCATATGCTTATTTGCTTACTTTTATGCTTATTTACTAG